The proteins below are encoded in one region of Amycolatopsis magusensis:
- a CDS encoding acyl-CoA synthetase: MSLGLWNIAEAEGDRTAVVEPDGTEVTYGELAAKANAYANGLRELGLDTGDVVVVLEPNGAELVAAYFAAIQTGLYIVVVNWHLIGPEIAYILTDSGAKAFLAHERFAEVAVAAADEAGIPAGARFAVGAVDGFRPIEDLAASPDRPEARTAGSPMLYTSGTTGRPKGVRRPLTGADPDEVPAASTWFFGIFGLKPGDGHVHLCGSPLYHTAVLNFVAISLQLSHSAVLMDRWDPAEMLRLIERYRVTHSHMVPTQFRRLLALPDREHYDVSSLRCMIHGAAPCPPEVKRQMLDWWGPVVTEYYAATEGGGTAINGEEWLRKPGSVGKPWPGSTIKVLDEDGKELPTGEIGTVYMRMGDSKFEYHKDREKTERARVGDLFTLGDVGHLDEDGYLYLHDRRNDMIISGGVNIYPAEIEGELVMHPKVADVAVFGVPHDDWGEEIKAVVQPAEGVSGDPALTAELLEFAASRLAKFKLPKSVDYLPELPRDPNGKLYKRKLRDPYWAGRERAI, translated from the coding sequence ATGAGCCTGGGTCTGTGGAACATCGCCGAAGCCGAGGGCGACCGCACGGCGGTGGTCGAGCCGGATGGCACCGAGGTCACCTACGGGGAGCTGGCGGCGAAGGCGAACGCCTACGCGAACGGCCTGCGCGAGCTGGGCCTGGACACCGGCGACGTGGTGGTGGTGCTGGAGCCCAACGGCGCCGAGCTGGTGGCGGCCTACTTCGCCGCGATCCAGACCGGGCTCTACATCGTCGTGGTCAACTGGCACCTGATCGGGCCCGAGATCGCCTACATCCTCACCGACAGCGGGGCGAAGGCCTTCCTCGCGCACGAGCGGTTCGCCGAGGTGGCCGTCGCGGCCGCCGACGAGGCGGGCATCCCGGCCGGCGCGCGGTTCGCGGTCGGGGCCGTCGACGGCTTCCGGCCGATCGAGGACCTCGCCGCTTCACCCGACCGGCCCGAGGCGCGCACGGCCGGGTCGCCGATGCTGTACACCTCCGGCACCACCGGGCGGCCCAAGGGCGTCCGGCGTCCGCTGACCGGCGCCGATCCCGACGAGGTGCCCGCCGCGTCCACCTGGTTCTTCGGCATCTTCGGACTCAAGCCCGGCGACGGGCACGTGCACCTGTGCGGATCGCCGCTGTACCACACCGCGGTGCTCAACTTCGTGGCGATTTCCCTGCAGCTGAGCCATTCCGCGGTGCTGATGGACCGCTGGGACCCGGCCGAGATGCTGCGGCTGATCGAGCGGTACCGGGTGACGCACAGCCACATGGTGCCGACGCAGTTCCGGCGGCTGCTCGCGCTGCCGGACCGCGAACACTACGACGTGTCCTCGCTGCGGTGCATGATCCACGGCGCCGCGCCGTGCCCGCCCGAGGTGAAGCGGCAGATGCTGGACTGGTGGGGGCCGGTGGTCACCGAGTACTACGCGGCCACCGAGGGCGGCGGCACCGCGATCAACGGCGAGGAGTGGCTGCGCAAACCGGGCTCGGTGGGCAAGCCGTGGCCGGGTTCCACGATCAAGGTGCTCGACGAGGACGGCAAGGAGCTGCCCACCGGCGAGATCGGCACCGTCTACATGCGCATGGGCGACTCGAAGTTCGAGTACCACAAGGACCGCGAGAAGACCGAGCGCGCGCGGGTCGGTGACCTGTTCACCCTCGGCGACGTCGGCCACCTCGACGAGGACGGGTACCTGTACCTGCACGACCGCCGGAACGACATGATCATCTCGGGTGGGGTGAACATCTACCCGGCCGAGATCGAGGGTGAGCTGGTGATGCACCCGAAGGTGGCGGACGTGGCCGTGTTCGGCGTGCCGCACGACGACTGGGGCGAGGAGATCAAGGCCGTCGTGCAGCCCGCCGAAGGCGTCTCCGGCGACCCGGCGCTGACCGCCGAGCTGCTGGAGTTCGCCGCTTCCCGGCTGGCGAAGTTCAAGCTGCCGAAGAGCGTGGACTACCTGCCGGAGCTGCCGCGCGATCCGAACGGCAAGCTGTACAAGCGAAAGCTGCGCGATCCCTACTGGGCGGGCCGCGAACGCGCCATCTGA
- a CDS encoding Zn-ribbon domain-containing OB-fold protein, with product MNIGFDYTRSVGPVLGRFVNGLAARRIEGVRGSDGRVHVPPVEYDPHTAEALTEFVEVGDEGTVQSWTWMAEPLDGQPLTRAFAWALIRLDGADTAMLHAVDVPGPERMRTGMRVKVRWADETVGHIRDIAYFRPVETEDADDGPTSPPPPVAEREEGAPVGVVITPVHLKYRHSASPEESRYLRGLAQGKLLGQRCPVCHKVYLPPRGACPTDGVPTTDEVELPDTGIITTFCVVNVPFLGQRIKPPYVTAYILIDGADIAFLHLILGCDAADVRMGMRVRASWRPREEWTTSLENIAHFEPTGKPDAPYESFAHHL from the coding sequence ATGAACATCGGGTTCGACTACACCCGTTCGGTCGGCCCGGTGCTGGGCAGGTTCGTCAACGGCCTCGCGGCGCGCCGGATCGAAGGCGTCCGCGGCAGCGACGGCCGGGTCCACGTGCCCCCGGTCGAATACGACCCGCACACCGCCGAAGCGCTGACGGAGTTCGTCGAAGTCGGCGACGAAGGCACCGTGCAGTCGTGGACCTGGATGGCGGAACCGCTGGACGGGCAACCACTGACCCGTGCGTTCGCCTGGGCCCTGATCCGGCTCGACGGCGCCGACACCGCGATGCTGCACGCCGTGGACGTCCCCGGCCCGGAGCGGATGCGCACCGGCATGCGGGTGAAGGTCCGCTGGGCCGACGAAACCGTCGGGCACATCCGGGACATCGCGTACTTCCGGCCCGTGGAGACCGAGGATGCCGACGACGGCCCGACTTCGCCGCCCCCGCCGGTCGCCGAACGCGAGGAAGGTGCCCCGGTCGGCGTGGTGATCACGCCCGTGCACCTGAAGTACCGGCATTCGGCGTCTCCCGAGGAAAGCCGGTACCTGCGCGGACTCGCCCAGGGCAAGCTGCTCGGCCAGCGCTGCCCGGTGTGCCACAAGGTCTACCTGCCACCGCGCGGCGCCTGCCCGACCGACGGCGTGCCGACCACCGACGAGGTGGAACTGCCGGACACCGGCATCATCACCACCTTCTGCGTGGTGAACGTGCCGTTCCTCGGCCAGCGCATCAAACCGCCGTACGTCACCGCCTACATCCTCATCGACGGCGCCGACATCGCCTTCCTGCACCTGATCCTCGGCTGCGACGCCGCGGACGTGCGGATGGGCATGCGCGTGCGTGCCTCGTGGCGGCCGCGCGAGGAGTGGACCACCTCGCTGGAGAACATCGCGCACTTCGAGCCGACCGGGAAACCGGACGCGCCGTACGAATCCTTCGCCCATCACCTGTAG
- a CDS encoding thiolase domain-containing protein: MPDVAVIGFAQAPNVRETPGTTNGVEMLVPLLAEAYQQTGLSKRDIGFWCSGSSDYVAGRAFSFIAAVDALGAFPPIHESHVEMDAAWAFYEAWLKIRMGEVDTALVYGFGKSSAGQLRRVLALQLDPYFTAPLWPDSISIAALQARCGLDAGLWSEKDLAEVAARSRADAAGNPFAQFSGSAGVAELLDTPMVADPLRRHDIAPVTDGAAVVVLAAEDRARDLVERPAVITGIEHRVDSPELGGRDLTRSPSTAAAGRAAGAEGVEVAELHAPFTHQELILRRELGLGAGVRINPSGGVLTGNPMFAAGLARIGEAAKRILAGTARRTLAHATSGPALQQNLVAVLERRD, encoded by the coding sequence ATGCCAGATGTCGCCGTGATCGGCTTCGCCCAGGCGCCGAACGTGCGGGAGACCCCGGGCACCACCAACGGGGTGGAGATGCTGGTGCCGCTGCTCGCCGAGGCCTACCAGCAGACCGGACTGTCCAAACGGGACATCGGGTTTTGGTGCTCCGGCTCGTCGGACTACGTGGCCGGGCGCGCCTTCTCGTTCATCGCCGCGGTGGACGCGCTCGGTGCCTTCCCGCCGATCCACGAATCACACGTCGAGATGGACGCCGCGTGGGCGTTCTACGAGGCCTGGCTGAAGATCCGGATGGGCGAGGTGGACACCGCGCTCGTCTACGGGTTCGGCAAGTCCTCGGCGGGCCAGTTGCGCCGGGTGCTCGCGCTCCAGCTCGACCCGTACTTCACCGCGCCGCTGTGGCCGGATTCGATCAGCATCGCCGCACTCCAGGCCCGGTGCGGCCTCGACGCGGGCCTGTGGTCCGAAAAGGACCTGGCCGAGGTCGCCGCGCGCAGCCGGGCCGACGCGGCGGGCAACCCGTTCGCCCAGTTCTCCGGTTCGGCCGGGGTGGCCGAGCTGCTGGACACACCGATGGTGGCCGATCCGTTGCGGCGGCACGACATCGCGCCGGTCACCGACGGCGCCGCGGTGGTGGTGCTGGCCGCCGAGGACCGCGCCCGCGACCTCGTCGAACGACCCGCGGTGATCACCGGGATCGAGCACCGGGTCGACTCGCCGGAGCTCGGCGGCCGTGACCTGACCCGCTCCCCCAGCACCGCGGCCGCGGGCAGGGCGGCGGGTGCCGAAGGTGTGGAGGTGGCGGAACTGCACGCCCCCTTCACCCATCAGGAACTCATCCTCCGGCGGGAACTCGGCCTGGGCGCCGGCGTCCGGATCAACCCGTCCGGCGGGGTGCTCACCGGGAACCCGATGTTCGCCGCCGGGCTGGCCCGGATCGGCGAGGCGGCCAAGCGCATCCTCGCGGGCACCGCCCGGCGGACGCTCGCGCACGCCACCAGTGGCCCCGCCCTGCAACAGAACCTGGTCGCCGTGCTCGAAAGGCGGGACTGA
- a CDS encoding thiolase domain-containing protein yields MTSQAKRPAAVLGTGQTHHRAKRLDVSMPGLLREAIDRAMADAEVGWADIDAVVLGKAPDLFEGVMMPELFLADALGANGKPLLRVHTAGSVGGSTALVAASLVQAGVHRRVLTVAFEKQSESNAMWGLSILPPFQMPVGAGAGGYFAPHVRSYIRRSGAPEEIGAVVAAKDRRNGALNPHAHLRQPDITVESVRASKMLWDPIRYDETCPSSDGACAMVLGDEAAGDAVPGGAAWIHATAMRTEPTTFAGRDQVSPQAGRDAAAALWRDAGITDPLSEVDAAEIYVPFSWFEPMWLENLGFAEAGEGWKLTEAGETALGGRLPVNPSGGVLSSNPIGASGMLRFAEAARQVMGRAGDHQVDGARIALGHAYGGGSQYFSMWVVGSRKPGD; encoded by the coding sequence ATGACTTCCCAGGCCAAGCGACCGGCCGCGGTGCTCGGCACCGGGCAGACGCACCACCGCGCCAAGCGCCTCGACGTGTCCATGCCGGGCCTGCTGCGCGAGGCGATCGACCGCGCGATGGCCGACGCCGAGGTCGGCTGGGCCGACATCGACGCGGTGGTGCTGGGCAAGGCCCCGGACCTGTTCGAGGGCGTGATGATGCCCGAGCTGTTCTTGGCCGACGCGCTGGGCGCCAACGGGAAACCGCTGCTGCGCGTGCACACCGCCGGGTCGGTCGGCGGTTCGACCGCGCTGGTGGCGGCCAGCCTGGTGCAGGCGGGCGTGCACCGGCGGGTGCTCACCGTGGCCTTCGAGAAGCAGTCCGAGTCCAACGCGATGTGGGGCCTGTCGATCCTGCCGCCGTTCCAGATGCCGGTGGGTGCCGGGGCGGGCGGGTACTTCGCGCCGCACGTGCGGTCCTACATCCGGCGTTCCGGCGCGCCCGAGGAGATCGGCGCGGTGGTCGCGGCGAAGGACCGGCGCAACGGCGCGCTGAACCCGCACGCGCACCTGCGTCAGCCGGACATCACCGTGGAATCGGTGCGGGCGTCGAAGATGCTCTGGGACCCGATCCGCTACGACGAGACCTGCCCGTCCTCCGACGGCGCCTGCGCCATGGTGCTCGGCGACGAGGCGGCCGGGGACGCGGTTCCCGGTGGTGCCGCGTGGATCCACGCCACCGCGATGCGCACCGAGCCGACCACCTTCGCCGGTCGTGACCAGGTCAGCCCGCAGGCCGGCCGGGACGCCGCGGCGGCGCTGTGGCGCGACGCCGGCATCACCGACCCGCTGTCCGAAGTGGACGCCGCGGAGATCTACGTGCCGTTCTCCTGGTTCGAGCCGATGTGGCTGGAGAACCTGGGCTTCGCCGAGGCGGGCGAGGGCTGGAAGCTGACCGAGGCCGGGGAAACCGCGCTCGGTGGCCGGTTGCCGGTGAACCCCTCCGGTGGGGTCCTTTCGTCCAATCCGATCGGCGCGTCCGGCATGCTGCGCTTCGCCGAAGCGGCCCGCCAGGTGATGGGCCGCGCCGGGGACCACCAGGTCGACGGCGCCCGGATCGCGCTCGGGCACGCCTACGGTGGCGGCTCCCAATATTTCTCCATGTGGGTGGTGGGATCGCGCAAACCGGGTGACTAA
- a CDS encoding class I SAM-dependent methyltransferase: MTEERGRDGRIGREPQYEVFADAFAEHAENGAFNALYDRPAMLGLLGAVRGAQVLDAACGPGLYAAELVARGARVTGMDQSPRMVELATARVPEAEFRVHDLHDPFDWLPDATFDVALLALAIHHLDDRVPALRELHRVLKPSGRLLISTGHPSWDWLRTGGDYFETELITETWTKGWRVSYWRQPLSAVCAEFSAAGFVIDELVEPRPAEQMAQHYPENYAQLNEAPAFLAFRLTKRGQPYATS, from the coding sequence GTGACCGAGGAGCGCGGCCGGGACGGCCGGATCGGGCGGGAGCCCCAGTACGAGGTGTTCGCCGACGCCTTCGCCGAACACGCCGAGAACGGTGCGTTCAACGCGCTCTACGACCGGCCCGCCATGCTCGGCCTGCTCGGTGCAGTGCGCGGCGCCCAGGTGCTCGACGCGGCCTGCGGCCCGGGGCTCTACGCGGCGGAGTTGGTCGCCCGCGGCGCGCGCGTGACCGGAATGGACCAGAGCCCGCGCATGGTGGAACTGGCGACGGCCCGCGTTCCGGAGGCGGAGTTCCGCGTGCACGACCTGCACGATCCGTTCGACTGGTTGCCCGACGCCACCTTCGACGTGGCACTGCTGGCGCTCGCGATCCACCACCTGGACGACCGCGTGCCCGCGCTGCGTGAACTGCACCGCGTGCTCAAGCCGTCGGGCAGGCTGCTGATCTCCACCGGGCACCCCAGCTGGGACTGGCTGCGCACCGGCGGTGACTACTTCGAAACCGAGCTGATCACCGAGACGTGGACCAAGGGCTGGCGCGTGAGCTACTGGCGCCAGCCCCTGTCCGCGGTCTGCGCGGAGTTCTCCGCGGCCGGGTTCGTCATCGACGAACTGGTCGAACCACGGCCGGCCGAGCAGATGGCGCAGCACTACCCGGAGAACTACGCGCAGCTGAACGAGGCACCCGCGTTCCTCGCGTTCCGCCTGACCAAACGCGGTCAGCCGTACGCGACCTCGTAG
- a CDS encoding cytochrome P450, with translation MAAPGIPAGFDFTDPDLYAERVPMEEFAALRRTAPVWWNAQPHNLAGFSDDGYWVVSRLEDVKAVSRNDKVFSSREKTAIIRFDESMTQETIEANRLVLLNMDAPQHTKLRRIVQKGFTPRSISKLEDALRERAQRIVAEAKKKGSGDFVTDVACELPLQAIAELIGIPQQDRLKIFDWSNQMVAYDDPEYEIEPIAASTELIGYAWHMAEERRKCPMDDIVTTLIDADVDGEALASDEFGFFVLLLAVAGNETTRNAITHGMKAFLDHPDQWEIFRERRPNTAPDEIVRWATPVTAFQRTAMEDTELGGQQIRKGDRVGLFYGSANFDPDAFDSPEKFDILREDNPHVGFGGTGAHYCIGANLARLEIDLIFKAIAEEMPGIRELAPPVRLRSGWLNAIKHYEVAYG, from the coding sequence GTGGCCGCTCCCGGGATCCCCGCTGGTTTCGACTTCACGGATCCGGATCTGTACGCCGAGAGAGTGCCGATGGAGGAGTTCGCCGCGCTCCGCCGGACCGCGCCGGTCTGGTGGAACGCGCAGCCGCACAACCTGGCCGGCTTCTCCGACGACGGCTACTGGGTGGTCAGCAGGCTGGAGGACGTGAAGGCGGTCTCGCGCAACGACAAGGTCTTCTCGTCACGGGAGAAGACCGCGATCATCCGCTTCGACGAGTCCATGACCCAGGAGACCATCGAGGCGAACCGCCTGGTGCTGCTGAACATGGACGCCCCGCAGCACACCAAGCTGCGGCGCATCGTGCAGAAGGGCTTCACCCCGCGGTCGATCTCGAAGCTGGAGGACGCGCTGCGCGAACGCGCCCAGCGGATCGTGGCCGAGGCCAAGAAGAAGGGCTCCGGCGACTTCGTCACCGACGTGGCCTGCGAACTGCCGCTGCAGGCGATCGCCGAGCTGATCGGCATCCCGCAGCAGGACCGGCTCAAGATCTTCGACTGGTCCAACCAGATGGTCGCCTACGACGACCCCGAGTACGAGATCGAGCCGATCGCCGCCTCCACCGAGCTGATCGGCTACGCGTGGCACATGGCCGAAGAGCGCCGCAAGTGCCCGATGGACGACATCGTCACCACGCTCATCGACGCCGATGTCGACGGGGAAGCGCTGGCCTCGGACGAGTTCGGCTTCTTCGTGCTGCTGCTGGCCGTGGCGGGCAACGAAACCACGCGCAACGCCATCACCCACGGCATGAAGGCCTTCCTCGACCACCCCGACCAGTGGGAGATCTTCCGCGAGCGGCGGCCGAACACCGCGCCGGACGAGATCGTGCGCTGGGCGACGCCGGTGACCGCCTTCCAGCGGACCGCGATGGAGGACACCGAACTCGGCGGCCAGCAGATCCGCAAGGGCGACCGGGTGGGCCTGTTCTACGGCTCGGCGAACTTCGACCCCGATGCGTTCGACAGCCCCGAAAAGTTCGACATCCTGCGCGAGGACAACCCGCACGTCGGCTTCGGCGGCACCGGCGCCCACTACTGCATCGGTGCGAACCTGGCCCGCCTGGAGATCGACCTGATCTTCAAGGCGATCGCCGAGGAGATGCCGGGCATCCGCGAGCTGGCGCCCCCGGTGCGGCTGCGGTCGGGCTGGCTGAACGCCATCAAGCACTACGAGGTCGCGTACGGCTGA
- a CDS encoding steroid 3-ketoacyl-CoA thiolase, producing MPEPVIVAAARTPIGRRRGLLSGLHAAELLGVAQQAVLDRAGLDPDLVEQVIGGAVTQAGEQSGNVTRTAWLHAGLPQGCGATTIDAQCGSAQQAAHLIAGLVAAGAIEAGVACGVESMSRVPLGANRGTDVGTPKPESWSIDMPNQFGAAERIAERRGITREDVDRFGADSQRKAAAAWADGRFEREVVPVKADELVTRDEGLRTTSVEALAGLKPVLDGGVHTAGNSSQISDGAAALLIMDADRARALGLRPRARIRAQALVGAEPYYHLDGPIQATSRVLSRAGMTIRDPDIFEVNEAFASVVLSWQQVHQPDPDRVNVNGGAIALGHPVGSTGARLLTSALHELERRDASTALITMCAGGAMSTATIIERV from the coding sequence ATGCCCGAACCGGTGATCGTGGCGGCCGCGCGCACCCCGATCGGCAGGCGCCGCGGCCTGCTGTCCGGACTGCACGCGGCCGAACTGCTCGGCGTGGCCCAGCAGGCCGTGCTCGACCGCGCCGGGCTGGACCCGGACCTGGTCGAGCAGGTGATCGGCGGCGCGGTGACGCAGGCGGGCGAGCAGTCCGGCAACGTCACGCGCACGGCGTGGCTGCACGCCGGGCTGCCACAGGGTTGTGGCGCCACCACGATCGACGCGCAGTGCGGGTCGGCACAGCAGGCGGCGCACCTGATCGCCGGGCTGGTGGCGGCGGGCGCGATCGAAGCCGGGGTGGCGTGCGGGGTGGAGTCGATGTCGCGGGTGCCGCTGGGCGCGAACCGCGGCACCGACGTCGGCACGCCGAAGCCGGAGTCGTGGTCGATCGACATGCCGAACCAGTTCGGCGCGGCCGAGCGGATCGCCGAGCGCCGGGGCATCACGCGCGAGGACGTCGACCGCTTCGGCGCGGACTCCCAGCGCAAGGCCGCCGCCGCGTGGGCGGACGGCCGGTTCGAGCGCGAAGTGGTGCCGGTCAAGGCCGACGAACTGGTCACCAGGGACGAAGGCCTGCGCACGACCAGTGTCGAAGCGCTGGCCGGGCTGAAACCTGTTCTCGATGGCGGCGTGCACACCGCAGGGAACTCGTCCCAGATCTCCGACGGCGCAGCTGCGCTGCTGATCATGGACGCCGACCGGGCGCGGGCGCTGGGCCTGCGGCCGCGAGCGCGGATCCGGGCGCAGGCACTGGTCGGCGCGGAGCCGTACTACCACCTCGACGGGCCGATCCAGGCCACCTCGCGGGTGCTGTCGCGGGCGGGCATGACCATCCGCGACCCGGACATCTTCGAGGTCAACGAGGCGTTCGCGTCGGTGGTGCTGTCGTGGCAGCAGGTGCACCAGCCCGACCCGGACCGGGTCAACGTCAACGGCGGCGCGATCGCCCTCGGGCACCCGGTCGGCAGCACCGGCGCCCGCCTGCTGACCAGCGCCCTGCACGAACTGGAACGCCGGGACGCGAGCACCGCCCTGATCACCATGTGCGCCGGCGGCGCCATGTCCACCGCCACCATCATCGAACGCGTGTAG
- a CDS encoding pyridoxamine 5'-phosphate oxidase family protein, protein MTGSWKQFETEAPELAKRVHARFTAEKTHVLATLRRDGSPRVNGSEVEFRDGELLLGSMLNAVKARDLRRDGRCAIHAFPGDPENGCDAKVSGVAEELPGGGDSHLFRLGLTDVVVTWVEGNSLWVETWWPDRPRVRYERPENGPALRHPL, encoded by the coding sequence ATGACAGGTTCCTGGAAGCAGTTCGAAACCGAGGCACCCGAGCTGGCGAAGCGGGTGCACGCGCGGTTCACCGCGGAGAAGACACACGTGCTGGCCACGCTCCGGCGGGACGGCTCACCCCGGGTGAACGGCTCCGAGGTCGAATTCCGCGACGGTGAACTCCTGCTCGGCTCGATGCTGAACGCGGTCAAGGCCCGCGACCTGCGCCGTGACGGCCGGTGCGCCATCCACGCCTTCCCCGGCGACCCGGAAAACGGCTGCGACGCGAAGGTCTCGGGCGTGGCGGAGGAACTCCCCGGCGGGGGCGACTCACACTTGTTCCGGCTGGGACTGACCGACGTCGTGGTCACCTGGGTGGAAGGCAACTCGCTGTGGGTCGAAACCTGGTGGCCGGACCGCCCCCGCGTCCGCTACGAACGCCCCGAAAACGGCCCCGCCCTCCGCCACCCCCTCTAA
- a CDS encoding SDR family oxidoreductase, producing MIVDGRVVVVTGAGRGIGRAHALAFAREGASVVVNDAGVAADGSGSSAGPAGDVVAEIEALGGKAVANTDDVADWKGAERLVGTALDRFGRLDVLVNNAGFLRDRMLVTLGEQEWDAVIRVHLKGHFAPLHHAAVHWRAEAKAGRTPSARVINTSSGAGLLGSIGQGNYSAAKAGIAGLTVVAAAELARYCVTVNAIAPAARTRMTEEVFAEMMAAADGFDAMAPENVSPLVVWLGSAESAGVTGRVFEVDGGRVSLATGWRHGPERDKGARWEPGELGPVVAGLLAEAPEPEPVYGA from the coding sequence ATGATCGTGGACGGCCGGGTGGTCGTGGTGACCGGGGCCGGGCGGGGGATCGGGCGCGCGCACGCGCTGGCCTTCGCGCGGGAAGGCGCCTCGGTCGTGGTGAACGACGCCGGGGTGGCCGCCGACGGCAGTGGCAGCTCGGCCGGGCCCGCCGGTGACGTGGTCGCCGAGATCGAGGCACTGGGTGGCAAGGCGGTGGCGAACACCGACGACGTGGCGGACTGGAAGGGCGCCGAGCGGCTCGTCGGCACCGCGCTCGACCGGTTCGGCCGGCTGGATGTGCTGGTCAACAACGCCGGATTCCTGCGCGACCGCATGCTGGTCACGCTCGGCGAGCAGGAGTGGGACGCGGTCATCCGGGTCCACCTCAAGGGCCACTTCGCGCCGCTGCACCACGCCGCAGTGCACTGGCGGGCCGAGGCGAAGGCGGGCCGGACGCCGTCGGCGCGGGTGATCAACACCAGCTCCGGGGCCGGGTTGCTCGGCAGCATCGGGCAGGGCAACTACTCCGCGGCCAAAGCGGGCATCGCCGGGTTGACCGTGGTGGCGGCGGCCGAACTCGCCCGGTACTGCGTCACGGTGAACGCGATCGCCCCGGCGGCGCGGACCCGGATGACCGAGGAGGTGTTCGCCGAGATGATGGCGGCGGCCGACGGGTTCGACGCCATGGCCCCGGAAAACGTCTCGCCGCTGGTGGTCTGGCTGGGCAGCGCGGAGTCGGCCGGGGTGACCGGGCGGGTGTTCGAAGTGGACGGTGGCAGGGTGTCGCTGGCCACCGGCTGGCGGCACGGGCCGGAGCGCGACAAGGGCGCCCGCTGGGAGCCGGGCGAGCTGGGGCCGGTGGTGGCCGGACTGCTGGCCGAGGCCCCCGAACCGGAGCCGGTCTACGGCGCGTGA
- a CDS encoding SDR family oxidoreductase, whose protein sequence is MTTWDLGLGGAVVLVTGGARGVGAGISAAFAEVGARVVVCGRSEPDSLSGAEFLPCDVREPEQVERLVDRITERHGRLDVVVNNAGGAPFAEAARASARFHEKVVALNLLAPLTVARCANTVMQQQDSGGVIVNVGSVSGGRASPGTASYGAAKAGLVNLTASLAVEWAPKVRVVAIAAGMVRTEQAHLHYGDEAGIAAAGRTVPLGRLAEPAEIGACAVFLASPKAAYVSGTTLTVHGGGEVPAFLAASNAQHEERA, encoded by the coding sequence ATGACGACCTGGGATCTCGGCCTCGGCGGTGCCGTCGTGCTGGTCACCGGCGGCGCGCGAGGCGTGGGCGCGGGTATCAGCGCGGCCTTCGCCGAGGTCGGCGCGCGGGTGGTCGTCTGCGGGCGGTCCGAGCCGGATTCCCTGTCCGGCGCGGAATTCCTGCCGTGTGACGTGCGTGAGCCGGAGCAGGTCGAGCGGCTCGTCGACCGGATCACCGAGCGGCACGGGCGGCTGGACGTGGTGGTCAACAACGCCGGTGGCGCGCCCTTCGCCGAAGCCGCGCGGGCGTCCGCGCGGTTCCACGAAAAGGTGGTCGCGCTGAACCTGCTGGCACCGCTGACCGTGGCACGCTGCGCGAACACCGTTATGCAGCAACAGGATTCCGGCGGGGTGATCGTGAACGTCGGCAGCGTGAGCGGCGGGCGCGCGTCCCCGGGCACGGCTTCCTACGGCGCGGCGAAAGCCGGGCTGGTCAACCTCACCGCCAGCCTCGCCGTGGAATGGGCGCCGAAGGTGCGGGTGGTCGCGATCGCGGCGGGCATGGTCCGCACCGAGCAGGCCCACCTGCACTACGGCGACGAGGCGGGGATCGCGGCGGCGGGCCGCACGGTCCCGCTGGGGCGGCTCGCGGAACCGGCGGAAATCGGTGCCTGCGCGGTGTTCCTGGCGTCACCGAAGGCCGCCTACGTCAGCGGGACCACGCTGACCGTGCACGGCGGTGGCGAAGTACCGGCTTTCCTGGCGGCGAGCAACGCACAACACGAGGAGCGGGCATGA
- a CDS encoding enoyl-CoA hydratase family protein encodes MPITTERPEPGITVVTVNAPPVNALTVRGWFDLGDAVRAAGEDPECHVVVLRAEGRGFNAGVDIKEIQADSGYTALIGANQGCAAAFAAVYDCAVPVIAAVQGFCLGGGIGLAGNADVVVASEEATFGLPEVDRGALGAATHLARLVPQHLMRALYFTASTIDAHQLHHHGSVHSVVPREKLDETALDLARTIAAKDTRVIRAAKQAINGIDPQNVHRSYRFEQGFTFELNLAGVSDEARQQFLDRGKNAG; translated from the coding sequence ATGCCCATCACCACCGAACGACCCGAGCCGGGCATCACCGTGGTCACGGTGAACGCGCCCCCGGTCAACGCCCTCACCGTGCGGGGCTGGTTCGACCTGGGGGACGCGGTCCGCGCCGCCGGGGAGGACCCCGAGTGCCACGTCGTGGTGCTGCGCGCCGAAGGCCGCGGCTTCAACGCCGGGGTGGACATCAAGGAGATCCAGGCCGACTCCGGCTACACCGCGCTGATCGGCGCCAACCAGGGCTGTGCGGCCGCGTTCGCCGCGGTCTACGACTGCGCGGTCCCGGTGATCGCCGCCGTGCAGGGTTTCTGCCTCGGCGGCGGTATCGGCCTGGCCGGCAACGCGGACGTGGTGGTCGCCAGCGAGGAAGCCACGTTCGGACTGCCCGAAGTGGACCGTGGCGCGCTCGGCGCGGCCACGCACCTCGCGCGCCTGGTGCCGCAGCACCTGATGCGCGCGCTGTACTTCACCGCCAGCACCATCGACGCGCACCAACTCCACCACCACGGTTCGGTGCATTCCGTGGTGCCGCGCGAAAAATTGGACGAGACCGCGCTGGACCTGGCTCGCACGATCGCGGCGAAGGACACCCGGGTGATCCGCGCGGCGAAGCAGGCCATCAACGGGATCGACCCGCAGAACGTGCACCGCAGCTACCGCTTCGAACAGGGCTTCACCTTCGAACTGAACCTCGCGGGCGTCTCGGACGAGGCACGGCAGCAGTTCCTGGACAGGGGGAAGAATGCCGGATAA